A window of Phragmites australis chromosome 15, lpPhrAust1.1, whole genome shotgun sequence genomic DNA:
CTTCATTCGTTGGCAGACAGAATCTTGAAGTGCATTTTTCTCTCAGTTCTTTTTCAGCCCTGATTTCTGAATGATTACTTGACTCTTGGCAGTGTGCCTGGTGTACCAATCTTTTTCAATTGAACATAATTACCATGAGCAACGAGATAGCAGGTGCACAGACACCTCAAGTTCAGGTAAAATCACTACTTTTCTTTTGTTCTGCAAGTTCAGGTATAGGTTCATGCAGTTACAATCGAGCTAAGAACATTTTTAGTCTCTGTATAGTTAAAATGCACataccaaaaaagaaaagaaaagatatataaaagtgtaaaataggtgaaaacaGGATATGCTAAGGCGCTCCGATCCTCCGACTAGGTTATCACCCATAAACCTAGATAAAACACTCTCTGACCACCCTCTTCAAATATTAACACACCACTGTAACAGTATCCCGAGAATCCGGCTTTTGTAATATAGCCTAGGTACGAAGCCAATGAGTATAAAAGAAGATAACCTGCAAAGgagatgaaatatttttttatcaaatatcaTATCATTCCTACATAGCCAAAGTGACCAGCAAGTAGCAGCCACCCCCAACAGGATTTTTGGTTTTAAGTCCCTTATAAAACCCCGTAACCAAGTACCGTATGTGATACACTACGAGGTCAGAAGAATCCTAAAGCCGCTTGTATGATAGACCATATGCACGAGCAAAACTGCATTCAAAGAATAGATGTTTAATTATCTTCTTATTGTGACAAAAACAATATTTCATACTCCTAATCAATTGCGCTTAGCCAGATTATTCTTTGTCAGAATTACACCTTGGCGTAGGTACCAAAGAAAAATTCTGACTTTAAAAGACACCTTCAGTTTTAAAAGCTTTTTATTAAGATTGGGAATATCACTATGCACCAATGCAATATAGTGAGATTTTATCGAGAACTGTCTATTTAGGGTTAAGTTCTAACGGAACTCGTCTTGCTCCTAAGTAAACACAATATTAATGATTCGAGGAAGTAAAGTATCCCACATAATTAATTTTGGCCATATAAGATCAATGTAGTTGTCTGAAACTGCAAATTGATTTGTACTAATGAGATTCTGTGTTTGGTTCTGAAATTGACAGGGGAAGTTTCTTGGTATCGTTGTCTGCTTTATATTGGGAAATGGAAGCCTTTTCGCGTGGAACAGTATGCTCACTATCGAAGATTACTATGTCGCTCTCTTCCCGGTACATGCTTGTGAAACTCAAGTTAATGGTTGAAATAAATTCAGTATTCACTATTCAGTGTGGTAGAGTAGCAGCAAACATGCAGATGAAAAAGATCGGGGGAAAGGCATCCTTGATTTTATCTTGGTCCTTGGGGTAAAATGAATGTAACCAAGATCTTCTTCTCGACTCGATCAACATTTAAACATTCCAGTGCCCCACTTGTCAATCCTATGTTGAACACATTTCTACAGATTCGGTTTATCGTTTTCTTCTCAGTTCAGCCCATTTTTAAATGGTAACTGAGAAGCTAAGAATGATCTTAGTTACAGCATTTGTTGCATTCATATATTCAAAATTGTAACAAATACGTAACCTACTGCTTCTGATTGCAGGATTACCACCCGACAAGAGTCCTCACACTAGTATACCAGCCTTTTGCCTTTGCAATAACCTGTATCATGGCATACTATGAGGCAAAGATGAACACAAGGCGGAGAAATCTAGCAGGATTTTCCCTTTTCTTCATTGGTTCTTTCGCATTGATAATTGTACGTACATTGCCTTTTGGAAGAGAAAAAAGGAGTACATATTAATATGACAGCATATGAGCTTATGGTAATCATCTTTGTTGTTTTAGCTGGATATTGCTACTAAAGGACGGGGTGGGCTTGGAGTCTTCGTTGGTGTATGCATAATCAGCGCCATATTTGGGACGGCTGATGCGAATTGTCAAGGTGCATTGGTTGGCGACCTTTCCTTAATGTGCCCGGAGTTCATTCAGGTAACATCTCACATTTTCTCTTTTCAGTCATTTGTGGTGCTCGTGGTAATCCTTACAGGTCTCAGAGGCCACATTTCACCTTCATGATCCATATCATGTTTTGAGTTTTCAGTCATTCCTTTCGGGCTTGGCTGCATCAGGAGCTCTAACATCAGCTCTGAGGTTAATTACCAAGGCAGCTTTCGAGAACTCGAAAGATGGTCTTCGCATTGGAGCTAGTAAGTCCAAATTTTTTCGGACATTTGCAGATTTagtaaatttatatttttggatttaaaataAACAAAAACATTTATTGACACTTACAAAAGAAAACTATATGAATTCTGAAGCAAATGAGGGGAGATGATCAACAGCATGAGGTTACTACTATAGGTGCTTTAGATCTGTGCATTTTAGGTAATTTTGGTCTAGAACATATTTGCTATGACAATTAGAACTATCGATTTGTGTTTGTGTTGACCAAGAAGCAAGCCTTATTTACTTATATCTACTAaattattttacaaaatagGATTATATCCACTGATCAAACCAACAAGCAAACTGCAACAAAAGAAATATCCATTTCAAGGATTGTTCATAactctcttctttcctttgatgTTCTGCCCTGTTCCAATCTTGTCTACATTTAACAAAAGAAATCATGATTTACCTGTGAAATAACCCATCTTTCATTACTTGGTGCAGTACTATTCTTTTCAGTAACATGCCTGTTCGAGCTGTTGTGCCTCCTCCTATACAAGTTCGTCTTCCCCAAACTACCCATCGTGAAGTACTACCGCTCGAAGGCGGCCGCTGAAGGGAGCAAGACTGTTGCCAGCGACCTTGCAGCTGCAGGACTCGGCACTGAACAGCACGGACAAGTATGCATGCCCGTCTGACTGACACCAAATGGTTATGCGTTTTCCTGCAACTTTACCATGAGTAATCGAGTGCTGATGATGTATAGTGAGTGACTCGTGCAGGCCGAGGAGGATCCACAGATATGCAAGCGTTTGAGCACCAAGGAGCTGCTGGTGGAGAACGTCGACTACGCGTTCGATATCTACC
This region includes:
- the LOC133892006 gene encoding equilibrative nucleotide transporter 3-like, with the translated sequence MSNEIAGAQTPQVQGKFLGIVVCFILGNGSLFAWNSMLTIEDYYVALFPDYHPTRVLTLVYQPFAFAITCIMAYYEAKMNTRRRNLAGFSLFFIGSFALIILDIATKGRGGLGVFVGVCIISAIFGTADANCQGALVGDLSLMCPEFIQSFLSGLAASGALTSALRLITKAAFENSKDGLRIGAILFFSVTCLFELLCLLLYKFVFPKLPIVKYYRSKAAAEGSKTVASDLAAAGLGTEQHGQAEEDPQICKRLSTKELLVENVDYAFDIYLIYVLTLSIFPGFLSEDTGSHSLGTWYALVLIAMYNVWDLIGRYLPLIPCITLTSRKGMTCAILARFLFIPAFYFTAKYGDQGYMILLTSLLGLSNGYLTVCVLVEAPRGYKGPEQNALGNVLVVCLLGGIFSGVVLDWLWLIGKGW